AGACCGGCCTGTATTGCCGTCCAGTTATCCCGCAAAGTCGCCAGCGCCGACATGTCAATGGGAACGCCAACATCCTCCATTTTCGCCGCCGCAACCATATAGCGCCCGCGGAGGAGGGCGCGCGGGACATCAAGTAGAGGCAGCATACGGGTAAAGAGCTGCGACAGGGCAGAGACGTCCGACTCGCAATAGTCCAGGAGTGCGTCACGTTCCGCTTGGGTCCAGGGACCGCCGCGAAGTGCAAGCTGACGCATGCTCTCCTTTTCTACGGCAGCGATGCTGTCAAGCCCGAACCAGGCGAGTGCACCTAGCAGACCGCGGCCGCGGGGTGTCTCGCGGCCGTTGGTCGTGCACCGAAACTCAACATAGAGGTCCAAAATGTTTATGGGTGCAGCCCAACCTAACGCCAAGTGGCATCCAATCTCTGCACTGGCATAGTAAGCAACCATCAGACAGTCTCCAGTGATCGGGTAAGGCGGCGCCTCAAGCTTTTCAAGGTCGTCTTGCCACAGCCGTATCTTCCTGCCGGAAACGATATCCCAGGCCACCATGCAGATTGGGGCCGGCCGCTCTCCGGCGGGCGCCGCGAACTCGAAATCCACGATCCAGACTTCCCGGTAGTCCATAGTTCCAATAAACATCAGATTTTCCCCTGCAGCCTTCGGATGACAGGATGCTCAGGTGTGCGAATGAAGCGGTCCTTAAAGGCGATCTCCAGCAGGCCCTTGAAGGTAGTTTCCGGCCACACCGGTTCGGGCAAATCGGCGGTTGATAAAAACACTTCATAGGCGCCGAGCGACATATTTGCCGCGACCCTGGTCCACTCCTTCATGGCCTCCTGTGCCGCCTCCATTGAAGAGCGGCTCCATTCATCATGGCGGCCATCTGCCCCAGCCAGTCGAACCGGCCATAGAAAAACAACGCCTTGGCGATTTACTGCCGTAAAGAGTACCTTCGGGACAATCTCGCCCTGTACCAATTGCCAGAGTGACGGATCAACGAGGTAGGTTTCTCGATCTTCTTTTACTTCGATTACTGCGGTTTCTAACCGCCACGCCGTGTCCGGGTGAACACGCACAAACCATTGGCGGTCGGGCTTGCGAACGGGGACCGTTATTAGCGCTTTCTTCACCCCAACCATTGAGCAGAAGTCCTGCGATAATCGCAGCCTTGCCGGATCGAACGGATCTGCTAGTGATACGACGTTTTCGCTTTGATCTTTATTCACCTCATCCATTGCCTTTCCTCCCAGTTTCCAAATTCAAATCTGTTTCTCAGCCCTAAACGTGCTTCTGCTGAGATAGGCGTGAAGATGGCTTGAACAATGTTCCTTCTAACTGAACATGCAGAAATGGAAGGGATTTAGAGATTCCAGGTAATTGAGGTGCCTGGCAAAGGGCTGTATTGGCAAGCGTATCCGGTCTTGATGGTCGAGGCCAGGTACGAGCCGAGAGCGGGATTATCCTTTTCGATTTTCTTTATTGCAGACTTGATCTGGCGCGTTATGTTGACCCTTGCTCGCTCAGTTTGTGAATTGGCCCTGCGCGATCTGCCACCCAGTCTGGTCGCCGCATCGAGCACATCTTGGATTTGCAGAGTTTCTTCGTCTATGGCGGAAAGCCGGGCGTTGTCGTAGTCTCTTTCAGCGCTGGCACGCTCCTGGGCAAGTTCCTGCAGACGAGCTTGGTACTCCCTCTTTGACCGCAAGTCCAGAATCTCGTCATTCGGCGAGCTTGCCTCGTCCAGATTACTAGCGTTGCCTATTTCGTGGTGCCGTACAGCGGCATCCAATTCAAAAATGGGAAACGGGCGGTCAGGAAATGCCAGAAGAAAGGCTATGTAGTGCGCTCCAGCGATGTCCCTTAGCAGCGTCCGCTTTCCTTGGTAGGAGGTTTCCCAGTAGTCGCCAACGTTTTTGAAGGTGTTTTCCTCTTCCAGGTCGTTGGTCGATCTGCCGATGCGTATCGGCTGCACATCACCTTCCTGCAAAATGCTTCTATGACCACTGAGCACGATCATCAACTCCTTCCGCATGCTCGCCAAGAATCGTTCCTGAAGGCTGTCCGCAAACTCTTTGAGCTGCGTCGGATCGATGAGTACTGGCATCGCTCCCGATGAACTCAATGATTCTATAGGCTGATACTTCAAGGCCGATAGAAGAGAGTCAATGGGAGAGGCAGCACCATACTGTTTACCTGCCCATGAATCCAGCCGGTAAAAAACCTCTCCCCACTCATTTCGAGATCGATCGGCGATGCGTGGCAATTGACCGATGATATCGTGCTTTTCAAAGAAAGGAACAACTTCCACTTCCACGGGGAAGTAGGCACGTAGCGCCACGCTGTCCAAGATCAGCGGGAGGAAACGAAAAGCCAAGCCCCCTATGCTTCCCAATTCCCAGTCATACAACAGGAAGACTGGTGGAATGCCGATATCCTCAACAAACCGGAGAACGGGGTCGCCGCTATCGTGAACTAGAGATTCACTCGTCCGTTTCGAGCCTGACCTCATGCGGGCATTAAGATTGTTGCCTCCACATTTGGCTGGAAAGCCGATCCAGTACTCATTCGACTGCGACAACAATTCAAGTATGGTCCGGTTTGCCTGACGGATAATGTATTGATCTGATCTCTGCAAAAGTGTTGTTCTGTCAAGGATGTCCGATTCGGAGACTTCAAGACCGGTGCATTGCGTTTCTCCGTTTCCTGACTGCCGGTTCCAATCCACTAGATGTCTGTAGGTAACAAATGCACCGCCCCAAAAGACGCCGCGGTCTGATTTTTCCAGGGAGTCGAGAAGAGAAACCGCCGCTTTTCCAAAGATCGAGAGCGCTGCAAGCATCCATCGATGCTGATCGCCCGCAAACTCATTGAGATTGGTTTGAAGAATGTCTTCCAGTTTTCTTGAGGCAATCATGCCCCGCGTAGCCTCGTCAGTCACTTTTTTCTCTCGTGGAATCCTGTCTTGAGAACCACAAGTCCCTAGTACTTAGAGCGGTTCGGGCCCCCTTTGATCCAACCCCATCCCTACTAATCGGACAACCGCCTCTGAAGGTGCAGCATTGCCTTCATGCTATTGGGGGGGACCGACAGACGACGATGCAGGAAAATTCGGGTGAGGTGAATCGGGGGGGGCGGTCGGTCGTAGGCCCCGGAATGATGAAATTATGCGTTCGCCGGGCCAAAAAGAATGATTTACCGCGATTCTAGCAAGCTGATTTCACGGTAGGGCCGCTTAACGCGCAAGGCGTGGCCGGGGTCCACGTCGGCATTCCGGTGTTTTGAACGGGTTTTCGGTCGCGCACGTTGGCGAAGGAGGTTAATTGATTGATCCAGCAGGTTCATCTGTGCCGCGATTTTCGCGCTCGGGTTTCTGGCAATGAGTCGTTCTCGCCGCCGAACTAATCGCTTGAGCGGTCTGGCGATCTCGCGCCACCACCGGTTGCCTCCGCAATTCTGGCTCATGTAGGTGAGGCCATGGCAGCTACGGCATTGAGCCATCAGAAGGACGCTCGATCCTGGGAATTTGTGGTAGGTATACAGCTTCCGTACCTTGCGGCGGCACCCCATGCAGACGAGCCAAAGCCGGGTAACTTCCCTGTCGGACACACCCCGGTTCTGCCTGGGAAGCCGATGCGGTTCCGCCAGTAGGTAAACCGAGAAGGCATTTCGTTGGATCTGGAAACTAACAGGCCGCGCATCCTCTGCGGCCTTAAACAGCTCTTTGCGGCCATACAATCGCCGCAGGTCGGCCAGGGAAATTGAAATGCACTCCTCCACCAGCGGGCGGGGAATACCAGGGCATCCACGTCCATCCCCGTCCACACTTGGCTGGACCGCCGAATTGCCATTAAAGATTCGATTATCGTTCATGTCCGACACCATTGAGCAGATAGTAAGCATCAAGGACAGCGATGTAGACTTCGCGGACACCCTTGGTCCGAGGAAATTGCTCCGCCGTGGCATACGAGAGGGCAAGCATCTCCAGAAGCCGTTTCCTCAGCTCCGCCCTGAGATCCCCGCTCCAGGCCCTGTAGGGTCCCAGGCGCTCGAATCCCTCGGCAGGCATGACCTGACTGGTGCTGGCGGGCTTGGCCTCTTGGGACGTGGTGCCGCTGTCCGAGAAGTACCTGCCCAGTGCCTCCTTAACCACGAAGCTGGTATCGAGGTTCATAGCCTGACACCGGTTCTGGAGCTTCGCATAGTCTTCATCGCCAAGCCGTATGGTAACCCTCCTGCTCATGTTTCCTCCCAGCCCTGCGGCTTCTTTCCTTGCACTTGGTTGCGCCCAGGGCATGCGGCGTTATGCTGTCTGACACCCCGCAAAACCAGGATATCATGATCGAGTCAACCCCCCCCGGCTCGGGGGGATGCGGATCATTCTCGTTTTCCTGTTCTGGCCCCCTGGATTATTCCTGTCCTGCGGTGCAGGATGATGGATGCCGCTCGTGGAAACACCCACCCCAGGAAGGTGCAATGCTATCGTCCAACGGGTTGTACAAAGTAGGCTTGGTTGCTGCGTTCAAAGGTGATGGTTCGACTGATCGGCGTGCAGCGTCAGGTAGGGCAGCTTCTCTGGATTGATACTGCTCAGCTTGACCGGGCGGCGGCAAGGGATTGCGCGGCAGGGCCCGTATAACCAGGGGCATCATGCTTTCGCAGGGGGAATGATGGCGGCAGCGACCTTGTCGGCGGCAATGCTATCAAAGGTATACATAACCGGGGACAGGCCGCTGCCACCGGACGCCCCCGTGGATTTCTCTGATGCCCCCTCGGTCTCCGCTTTGGCGATACGCTGCTCCAGGCGCAAGCCGGGGTGGATTTCGACTGGTCCCCGGTTATCGCCGGGCCACAGCTATCCAGGCCATCGTATAACCTGTTGGAATTGTCTCGCGCTGTATACGGATTGGAAGGCTTGCACAAGCCGCACGAGCGTCAGGATCAGAATCAGGACTGGGAAGCCCTTCATCTTCGCCCTGGCAGCGGAGGCGTTATCAAAGCGGGGTACTCAAGAGCGCCCAGCTCGGATCGGAGGCTGAGCGTAGAGAACACAGATTGGGCTGGTCTATTTGCTGGTCGCCTCAACCAAGCGCAAGCGGATTGGACCTCGCACTCTGTCCTTGTGAATATCGATCTGATTGGGATTCTCTCTCAATTCAGGAACCAGTCATCTTGCCGCCAGGCGTAGATCAGATAGTTACCTGCAGGCAGGTCATTGATTTTGAAGGCACCATCGAGGCTTATGAAATTGAGATTCCTTTATCCAATATCCCTTGCATCCTGCGATAGGATAGGGACGGTGGATGCATAGGTGGGCGCACCTGAGGAGTCAGTAACCTTGTCATAAACACCTCCGCTGACATCAGGTGGTCTCTCTGCAGGCTCCAGGGCAATATAAGCGGCTTAATAAAGAGGCCAGGATCGAGTGTAAACTCCACGCTCGCCTATCGGGCAGTTGGCAAATGTTCCCTGAGTGTTATGCCGGCGTTTCCTCGTTCCGCACTTCCTTATTGGAATTCGTCTGTTGACCCTGACCCGGTGCCGTTGTGGGAGCGTCTTTGTTTGGCGCGTCCCCTTGAACCTTAGGCCCGTCGGACAGCGGATCAAGGAGGGGTTCCGTGGGAGAGGGCAGGTTAAACTCTCGGAGTTGAACGTTCATGGTCTTCTCTAGGATCTGCTTCATAGCAGTGTACTGCCCGCCGAGGAACGCACCATTTGCGTAGAGGGCGCGAAGTTCGGTCATTATGGTAGTTGCATATCGCACTCTCTCCTTCTCTAGGTCAAAGGACTGCTGAGGATAGAGAACTCGGAGGCCCTCGGGTGTGCGAGCGAGTTCGGCCTTCAGTTTGGCAATCTTGACCCGCTGCTCCTCAATGAGCCCCTCAGCGTCAACGGCAGCCGCCGTTTTGATCCGATCGCGTCCAGCCTCGGCAGTTGCGGTGAGTTCCAGGATCTTTGGCGCGGCAGTCGCCTTGAGCTGATCACGCTCGATCGCTGCTTCGGCCTCAGAGATCATTTTCCTAAGCTCGAAAACGCGTTGCATGTCGGCTCGTTGCAGCTCGGCCTCTTTCTCCTTTCGTTCGTTTTCAAGTTGGCGAGCCCTTGCGAGGGCTTCGCGTTCCGCGCGTTCAAAAGCCTGCTTGCTACGCTCGGCTTCCAGTAGGGCTTCGGAGCGCAGGCGCTGCCGTTCAAGGGAGGTCATGGCGACTTCCGGATCGGTCGGGCGACATGATTCAACACGAGGCTCCAAAACACTAAACGGAAGATCGACTGCGCTGAGGCTCTCTTCGACTGCGTGTTGGATGCGGGTGAACACATCGGAGAGGGAAGCCAAGGCCATGTCTGCATCCATTTCAACGAGAACGCTCTGAGTGGCCTTTTGCAGAATGTTTACTACGCGTTTCTCTTCTTCTGAACCGCCGCAGGCGAGCCGAGCAATTGCCGCGGTCTTATCTAGCGGGGTGAGAACGAAGGAGAACGTGGCCGTGAACTCGATGCCATCCAGGGACCAGATGGAGGCCACTGGGAGTTCCCGCACAGAAGGCGTCATCGCTACCCAGCCGATTCGAAAGATGGGTCGTCTTCGTGTCGATTGAGGCCGTGCTAGTGCCTCCGAGAGTGGAAGAAGAAATCTGCCCACTGGACGCACCTGAGCCGTAGCGCCGCGGTAGAACACAAGTCGTCGTTCGGACGTGGAGTGGAACCAGCCGAAGGGCCAGGCGAGAATGCTCCAGAAGGATCGGTGCACGTCAGGAGGCAATGGATCGAGTCCGACCCATGGGTTACTCTGAGTGCCCGTTGACTGTGAGGACTCGCTCATTGATTAACTCCTACGGATAGTCCAAATGAGTTGCGACTTTGGGGATTGGAGTCTAGTTGGAGTCCATCGGTGAGGGCTGGCTCAGCTTTCGGTATGGGGCGTTATGACAACCTCGCCAGTCTTCTGCAACTGCTCCAGAGCCCAAGTTCGATCACAAACGGGATCTTACTCCCAAACGATATTGCCGGATAGGAAATTTTCAAATTCGTCTGCTACCTGCAGCAGATAGAAATGAGCTGCAAAATCAACCCGATGCCACCCCCCTTCCGAAGGCAGGCAGCTTCCGATACGTGGTAATATGTTCACTTGTTGCGATTAATCCCAAGCCCTCGTAACCCCGGTCGTTTGAGCCCAGTCAAGGCTACTGAAGGCTGGGTTTTCCTCTTGTAGATCCGGCTACCTCATGGCATCCCCGCCGCAGGTCCAATAGGCCCGGCTCCTGCTCCAGAATTTCCCCGTGAGCAGCGACAAGATCCTCCAGATGCCCAAGGGCGCGATGATCTTCTGGACACGCCACCATCGCAGTAATGAAACTCCTCGCAGCATCGCAGTATCTTCCCAGGCCCTGGAGAGCAATACCGAGGTTCTTGTGCGCGTTATGACGCTCGGAATCGATCTCGATTGCAGCACGGCAGTGCGCCTCAGCTTCCTGATACCGGCTTTCCAGATTGAGGCAGTATGCATAGTTGTTATGCAGGAAATACCAGACAAGGTCCGGTTCCTGGGGCAATTCAGCCGCCCTGGAATACACGTCCAACGCAGCTTTGTGGTCACCTGATTGCTCACGAGCCTGCCCCATGGCCAACAGGCACTCGGCCTTTTCACCAGTGGTATCCACCAAGACGAGAATCTTCTGGTAATAACCGTAGGCAGCGGCGAACCGGCCCACAGCGGCGCACTCCCCGGCGAGGCCCCAAAGCGCTTGCACGATCTCGTCCGTGTTTTCCGTGCGCTGAGATAAATCCGAGAGCATTTGGTCCACGTCCTCAATCGAGACCAGCTCGCCGTCCGGTGTTATAAACCCATCGAAATTCCCAGGTTGGTTCATGAGGATATCCCTCCTTTCGGATCGTCTGGTTCCGTGCCGGGCTGCGATTCCTGTGGTGACGGCCGGGATTTCTGTTTGGAGCGCGGCACGAAGTTGATCGACCAGCCCTGTTGGTAGATCGGATCGTCCGGTGGCACGGGCTTGATCCCATAAAACCGGCAGTCCGCCCCAAAACACCACGTTCGATTCTTCCTTGGTCAGGGGCGAGTTAGGGACAAGCCGTCTGGAAGGCGACAGAGACTCAAGCGGCGGTTTGTCTGATTCCTGCTTCCTGCCGAAGACCTGGAACATTTCTTGAAGCCGTATCTCGCTTTTATCCTCTGGACCTTTGTTGTCGTCTGACATTCTTTGCTCCTGTCATGAACCGGTTCGAACTTCGAGGATTGGCCGCAGTTCATTGGCAACTATTTTCTTTCCAGAATCGAGCAGAAGCCAGCACCCGTAGAAGTTGTGTCGACAAAATGTGGCAGCTTGCCACGGTTTGGCCTTTACTCCCAGGACGACTCCCTGGATGATTCGGCCCTCTGAGAGGCCTGCTACCCGAGTGCCAACCCTGGGACGCCAATTTCGTGGCGCATGTTTACTAATGAGCTGCGGCACCTTCCGCCTGGCGACAGCACAAGGCGGCGGCCCGAGGCGGTTGAGTTGCAGGATGGCATGTTCGTCAGTTGGACCTGGTCGTTTAAAGACCAACAATGTCCCCGGCAGGCGTTGTGCATCAGGCTCGGATAAACCATTGCGTGCGTTGCCGCCTATGCCCTGCCCTGACGCAAGAGTTCGATCATCGA
This sequence is a window from Terriglobia bacterium. Protein-coding genes within it:
- a CDS encoding tetratricopeptide repeat protein; the protein is MSDDNKGPEDKSEIRLQEMFQVFGRKQESDKPPLESLSPSRRLVPNSPLTKEESNVVFWGGLPVLWDQARATGRSDLPTGLVDQLRAALQTEIPAVTTGIAARHGTRRSERRDILMNQPGNFDGFITPDGELVSIEDVDQMLSDLSQRTENTDEIVQALWGLAGECAAVGRFAAAYGYYQKILVLVDTTGEKAECLLAMGQAREQSGDHKAALDVYSRAAELPQEPDLVWYFLHNNYAYCLNLESRYQEAEAHCRAAIEIDSERHNAHKNLGIALQGLGRYCDAARSFITAMVACPEDHRALGHLEDLVAAHGEILEQEPGLLDLRRGCHEVAGSTRGKPSLQ